The Microlunatus antarcticus DNA segment TGGCCGGTTCGGAGCAACCGCCATCGGTCACCGCAGGCTGCATGCTCGACCACACCATCGACTCAGAGATGGCCGTCATGACCTTGGGGTCCCTCGGCAGCGAGGTGGGCGACCGCTTGCTGACCCGATCGGACGTGGCCGACTACGTGCGATCGACCTATGGCCCCTACCCTTTCGACGTCTTCCCCCTGGAAGAACGCTCGAAGTTTCTTTTCAAGTACCCGAGGGAACCATGGGTTGATCTCTCCGTGTCGGTCTCTCGCGATCAACACGAGATGGCTGTCGCATACCTAGACGCGCGCCAGGCTCGAGTCGGTTACAACACATGGATCCTTCCTCGTATCGGCGGCGTCCTTCCGAAGCCGAACGCCTTGGTGCTCTGGTGGGCTCTGTTCTTCAGCCTTTCGATTCGTGCCCGTTACGAGCCCGAGGGGTGGACCAAAGACCTTGACCTCGACTCCAGCCCGGTGGCTGTGCAACTTCAGGACGTTCTCGATGACGCCCCGTCGAGGTGCCATGCCCTTCTCCTTGAGGCCATCAAGGAGGTGTGTTCGTAGGCCGTCCGTCGTGCGGAGCACGCAACCCGACCGTCGTGCGGACGCCCTCTCTTGCCCTGCGGCACTCCCGTGCTTGCGTGCCTCTGGAAGACGGCACTCCGCACCGCTGGGAAACGGCCAAGGACCTAGCCCGCCCACGGTGCTCTCTCCGCCGCGGTACTCCTCGACCCAGGTCGACCCACCGGCTCCACCCGGCTCATTGCCGCCGGTCGTCCAGTGAAGGGGCACGTCCGAGCCATACGTCGCATCGACCGTGAACGACTGACCGGTAGTAGAGGGCACCTCCGCTGCCGTCACCCCCGGCACGATCTCGTAGACCAGTTCGATCAGCTGGCACACCTCATTCGCGGTCTGGTCGCGCGAGGTCAAGTCGTCGTTGGACCAGCCCTGGTCGGCGAGGCCCCGAACGACGACAACGTGTCCGGGAAGCAGGTACTCCCCGCAACTCACGTCGAAGTCCATCAGCATCGCGGTGGGCAGGCGAGACGACCGAGGCGGCAGGGGCATAAGTACGACTGTCGCAGGTCCGACCGCCTGTAGGCAGAGACTCAGGTCTTGCGACGGTCATCCCTACTGGCGCTTGTGCTGCGTGCTCCGTACGACCGTCAGCTTGCGTGCTCCGCACGACGGTCGTCTCGTGGACCGTGGACGGGCTACCGGTGAAGCGGTACGCGCGCTTCCTCCGGGCAGGCCCAAAGTCGGCTATGGGACGTTCCAGGCCCAGGGGCATCGAGTCGGAAGGGACTACGGCGAGCGCACGCGCTGCCGAGCTACTTGCATCACCCAAGGGCGCGCGAGAAGCATCGAGGCCGCCCACCAACTACGGGGGGCCATCGATTCAGATCGATGGCGGTACCGACCCCGGTGCCATTGATGGGACTTCCCTATCGGCGGGCTCGGGGCCGGGGGGAGAATCGTGGCTAGGCCCGCGACAATCGTCACGTGCGCCCTTGCCTGTCTGGCTACCCCCAGGCTTGGCTCCGGACACAGGCTTTGCTTGGTACCGCCCCCAGTAGGACTGGTAAGTGGAGAGCGCCACGAAGAACAGGACGCAGGCGATCGCCCCCGCGATCATGCCGTGGTTCGAGCCCGTCGTAGCGAGCTTGTCCTCGGCTGCATGCTTACAGTCCCACGCTTTCCAGTAAGCAAGCAGCGTCGGTGCTTCTTCGGGGACAGTACACACCTCGGGACGCGCGGAACTCAGCTGCTGAGCCGGATAGGCGGAGCCGACATCAATGATGAAGCCATACACCAAGGCGTACGCCGCTCGGGTCACCCAGCCCAGCGGCTCCTCGTGAATCGTCTCCGGAGTCGGCCAGCTAAAGACCAGCACGACGAGCAGCACGACGATGGCCGTCACGAGATTGACGTACGTCCACGCACCCGCTTGGAACAGGGGCCCGGCCCCGACAGCAAAAACGGCCACGAGCAGCGCAGCTGGATGGTCTTGTGACGCATGTGCTCCCGCTCCTCCGTAGTGAAGGTCTTGAGCTCAGAAGGTAGCGACCCCGATGGCCACGGCTGAAGGGCCTGTCCATTCGCCCCGCACGACGGTCGGTCAGCGTGCTCCGCACGACGGTCGGCTTGCGTGCTCCGCACGACGGTCGGCATGCGGGCTCCCCACCGAGTTAGACATCGAGCCATTGGCCTGCAGGGGCGGTCCCTGATTCCCTACTGTGTCCGAGTGCCCGATCGCATCATGTTCGTCCAGGTGAAGACCGGGTTCCCAATAGACCAAGGACCTTGCTGGGTCTGCCGCGTGAACTTCTCGAGAAGCTGGCAGTCAGCACGCTTCCACGGCCTGAACCTGCGGCGCGAGAGCGGCTTTGAGAGCAACTTTGTCGATCTTGAGTCAGGCGACAAGTGGTGGGTCTCAGGTCCAAGGCGCGACCGAAGCGACGCGCGATAGTGCGCAGCAGCCCACCGTCGACGACGACGTCCGCCACGAGTACGAGGCCTTCCTTGCAGGCGCATCCCTGCCGGGACGGGAGAACGGATAGCTGGCCGCCCCTCGGGCGGTCGTCGAAGGGGCCGGCTTGCGTGCGTCCCGCATGACGGTCTGCTTGCGTCCTTCGCGCGAGGGTCGCCCTATGTGCTGACCGTCAGGGGTGGGGTGCAGACCCCAGCCCCCCGATTCAGCCACCTGACAGGCCACCTTCAGCCACACTGCTGGCATGGACGTACTGCTCGCCGCGAGCCTTGTGTTCTTCGCTGTCGGTATTGGCTTGATCATCACTGGCCGGTGGCGGGTTGTAAACAGCCTGGACGATGGCACGTACACCGCGCGTCCTCGAATGCGAACAACCTGGATCGGTCTGGCGGCGGCAGTGGCTGGCGCCCTGCTCCTGATCGCCTTCATCGCAATCAGCATGACACTGCCGAACGCGGTAGCCGCCTAAGCGGCAGTCTCGACCAACGTCGGGCACGCGTGTTGCACATGACGGACGGCTTACGGGGCACTGTGAACGAGCCTGGTGCTGCGTGCTTCACGCGACGGTTCGACCTACCAACGTCTAGCACGATCGTTGATTCTTGATCTCCGGCGTCGGCCGACGCCTCGGCCTACGCTGCTCTCATGCCACGCGAGGACGAGCAAGAGGACGAGGACACGGGCCGTCCCTCCAGACGCGACATCTGGACGAGCGGCTGGGCGGGGACCCCTGGGATTCTCGCTGCCTCACTGATAGTGATCGGCGTCTTGAATCTCACTCTGCACCGTTGGACGACCGCAATCCTCGCTTTTGCCTGTGCTCTGATGTTGTTGTTTGGTGCTTTCGTATTGGACCTGCCTAAGTCGCGCTAGTCCCTCAAGTTGGCTCGCGCTCAGCATGACGGTGGTCCTGCGTGCTCCGCATGACGGTCGGCTTGCGGAACTGTTGTGAGAGGCAACCACGGTGAGCGAGTCGTCAGAGTGATGTTCCACGAGAATGGAGTTGACGTGCATGGGCCATCGCGAGGGTCCCGCGACAGTCAGAACGTAATGACGGCGCTGGCGGCGGCGTGGAGCCAGCCTGAAATCGTCCCTTCGCCGGTGCGGACTTCGAGGCGCTCAGCGAGCGCCTCGAAGATCTCGTCGTGGAACGCGAGTAGGTAGTGGTTGAGATCGTGGGAGAGCCGGCCGGGATGCGAACTCGGATGACCCGCGTCGATGCGATCCTCCTCTGCGAGCCAGGGTGAATTGTGGACGATGTGGGCTTCGTAGGGAGCCAAGCCGCGACCTGCGAGCGGGTGGCCGTCGAGACCCTCGTCGTTCGGGCCGCCGAACTTGATGGAGGCACAGGAGTAGAAAGTGAACTGAAGCAGCGGCCTGCTGTCGACATCCGCTGCAGACACTGACCTGGCAGAGGTGCCGTCCCAGGGCGCCGGATCGGCTGCGAAGCAGATCAGGTCGGCGCGTGTCCCGTTGGAGATGACATGCGGCAGTGGTGCACCGACGTCCCACGCAGGGAGCTCGATCCGCTCGGCCCAGGGCTCGCCTCGTGCTGCGACGAGTCGTCTTTCGGCCTGGTACACGTCCAGGAGAGCTTGCTGATCTTGGTAGCTGGACGAGGACCACCGCTCCTGCGCCTCCACCAACGCTGCGACAACGGAGTCATCAGTCACGTTCCAATTCTCGCGCACGCGATCGACCAGCAACCCGGGCTGCTCCAGTCCTTCGTTGGACGCCCTACACCAAGGGCTCGGCGCTGAGCCATCAGGTAACCGAGCTCTCAGCGTGCGCCGCAGGACGGTCGGCTTCCGTGCCCCGCGGCACTGTTGATCAGCGTGCCTTGCAGAAGGGTACTTAGTCGTGATTCGTCGGACGGTGCTGGTGCTCTGAGGCGTCGCCAGCCGCCCTTCGCCGATGGACGTTGATGTAGATCGTTGTGAAGACGAGAGCCGGTAGGTAGCTGAGAAACTTGAACCGAGGGATCAGTGGCTCGATGACGAAGGTCCCCAGCGCAATGAGCGCGAGCGTGGCGACGACGCCGACGATGAGGGTTGAGGTCCTCACGTTCCCGTTTTCATCCATGGCAGTGAGCATCGCACCGAAGCCCTTGCCGAGCTCACTTAAGCAGTGCGGTCGGCTCGCGTGCTCCGCTCGACGGTCGCACATGCCCAAGTGGGGTCCGGTGCGGCGCTGCCTCCGAGCCGTTGCTAGCAACTTCACCTTGCTCGCCTCAGCGTGGCCGGGTTATGTAGAGGATGTGTCCATGACTGGAGCCACCGCCAAGCCTCAAGGCGTCAGCCGAGGAGCGGTCTTAGTGATGGCAGCCATCCTGGCGCTAGTACTCAGTCTGGTCCTGATCATCGTGCTTGGGCTCCGCGTCCTCGGGCTACCCGTGCTGTTCAACCGAGTTTCTGACCACGGGGACCGCGTCAGCATCGAAGTCCCTACTGGTTGGCGCGTCGAGACCCCGCCTAACGGCGGACAGATCACTACGGACAACGGCAGCTCGGGAGAAGGCGAGCCATACCGGATCTCGGACATCCACGCCCAGAGCTGGGTCGGTGGCAGTGG contains these protein-coding regions:
- a CDS encoding YaaC family protein, giving the protein MVILVSASGSRPLNAELRESLQLRAMRASPPGRASKGERRKVFCTALEQSEQLLNAAAQTPADVRPMLVFYGLAQGVRALFACAPGIPDRDFRTKGHGLRERNLRGSLRSISVETTGRGMFAVLCQLFDFTEFEAPVTFEQLWAANPHLFQRRLAGSEQPPSVTAGCMLDHTIDSEMAVMTLGSLGSEVGDRLLTRSDVADYVRSTYGPYPFDVFPLEERSKFLFKYPREPWVDLSVSVSRDQHEMAVAYLDARQARVGYNTWILPRIGGVLPKPNALVLWWALFFSLSIRARYEPEGWTKDLDLDSSPVAVQLQDVLDDAPSRCHALLLEAIKEVCS